One part of the Phragmites australis chromosome 3, lpPhrAust1.1, whole genome shotgun sequence genome encodes these proteins:
- the LOC133912543 gene encoding protein HUA2-LIKE 2-like isoform X2, which produces MDTESLVNSSNMDSDRQPEDHSVTGRSHDVVNSDGPSVTVMGDQHCVVNSAPDEPTENVSILDEMRDIPLSTSSFSKKLRDAQPQNCYTRSRVPSLRKSRSSISIESRKAQGSGKLLGHTSLDSIDLIPDDNKEDSNRHEDDKANSGSVSKQDNVWLHSSGGAFNQPETCETSNINKKLNPPAKVDSTCNSEASDNGTSETELKSNGTSNLPMTTVASLKRKRKSNRKPLPHSIDCTTPNKDEELQAESSENLADSPNSKNEVNKSDGDEHLPLVKRARVRMGRPQLKDSPVDEIDVSSNKTELATPANQCDTHSTHAIPGNDYSAVQVSAVVNTVSNSSSKFYKSVLSGEGNPSWKNKEYQPKILALDVEAALPPSKRLHRALEAMSANVAETDNCLPEVTGPNDLVLNGSLSLANNNSNKSADAVVTASNRSAVVQSPRPSLNMEFVHSPTGKTYTSESILQNNNVPSEANDSDNHIMMKGDICEETHMDSKNTDSSLVCNEVDNVVCGNVSALCMKSSEPAIAVTLTTSVPDRLSSSLEKAGGNAVTKPIIGKDTKPIGSAVCDVDRSAEPIDLTNSNVITDAMYRGETVIAESTNNMGDTTSNSSLATKCSSILSDADTRAFEVHTFSALALKELNHRNLKDKSTSPDSMPMKELIAVAQARRFSRSTSFADNFLNAKYIPETLVNTPPKEGSQRQLSPSNRIIRSTSTYDNFQSRSPFDSIQHKKLAGHDEANAARRAFKDFLGTLTRTKESIARATRLAIDCAKFGIAGETIDIIVEHLEKESNLYKRVDLFFLVDSITQCSRNQKGGAGDVYPSLIQAVLPRILYAAAPPGNSAWENRRQCLKVLKLWLERKTLSEYIIRHHIREIETINEASFGSSRRPSRTERALNDPLRDNEGMLVDEYGSNAGFQLPNLICTKVLEEEEGSSSEDRSFEAVTPEQDAQGNDDDEESQMPVEKHRRILEEVDGELEMEDVAPPSEVEVSTKCRPDQSDTKSTSDQYPSDVGPPLPNDRPPSPPPLPSSPPPVPPPPPAPISQSSQMQPKLQMTSDPVGLHPPRATYNVQSQQPHSTAEHSGNMNPSVAPLPPPPFCNSGYGGHPNQIPPPPPMAPLNPPGPHGNFPAPPGSYHGNNYHRPPNASIPNEGYHLQPPPPPPLNQFPCVPPEPQQRPPHWGNNCSSYPERYRYNGHDRGHHRQDRRHGHDRQHHFDDRGYHYDDRRYHYDDRAHYFDDRRQHFDDRGHHFDERAIRGPMHHEVGERGRFPPFPSGPPPIPDHVEASPAPMHYGQPSDPPPGPCAGWSRPPRISNYSPSRRSVEPLVSHVAGGHGSWRPR; this is translated from the exons ATGGATACTGAAAGTCTAGTCAATAGCTCCAATATGGATAGTGATAGACAACCAGAAGACCATTCTGTCACTGGAAGGAGTCATGACGTGGTCAATTCTGATGGACCTTCTGTCACTGTAATGGGGGACCAGCATTGTGTTGTAAATTCTGCCCCCGACGAGCCTACTGAAAATGTATCCATCCTTGATGAAATGAGGGATATCCCTTTGTCTACTAGTTCATTTTCAAAGAAGCTAAGGGATGCACAGCCACAGAATTGCTATACACGTAGCAGGGTTCCATCGCTGCGGAAGTCAAGAAGTTCAATAAGTATTGAATCAAGAAAGGCTCAAGGCTCTGGTAAACTTTTGGGTCATACCAGTTTGGATTCTATTGATTTGATTCCTGATGACAATAAAGAAGATTCCAATCGTCATGAAGATGACAAAGCTAACTCAGGTTCTGTTTCAAAACAAGATAATGTTTGGTTGCATTCAAGTGGAGGCGCCTTCAACCAACCTGAAACTTGTGAGACTAGTAACATCAATAAAAAGTTGAATCCTCCTGCTAAGGTAGATAGTACCTGTAACAGTGAAGCATCTGACAATGGAACTTCAGAGACAGAATTGAAATCGAATGGTACATCAAATCTTCCCATGACCACAGTAGCAAGtttgaagagaaaaagaaaatcaaatagAAAGCCTCTTCCTCATTCTATAGATTGTACAACACCAAATAAAGATGAAGAATTGCAGGCTGAGTCAAGTGAAAACCTTGCAGATTCTCCAAACTCAAAGAATGAAGTGAATAAGTCAGATGGCGATGAGCACTTGCCATTAGTCAAAAGGGCAAGGGTTCGAATGGGAAGGCCTCAGTTGAAGGACTCACCTGTTGATGAGATTGACGTTTCTAGTAACAAAACAGAGCTTGCTACACCTGCAAACCAATGTGATACACATAGTACACATGCAATACCAGGCAATGATTATTCAGCTGTTCAGGTGTCCGCTGTGGTAAATACTGTTTCTAATTCATCATCCAAATTTTACAAGTCTGTCCTATCAGGGGAAGGTAACCCTTCTTGGAAGAATAAAGAATACCAACCAAAGATTTTAGCTTTGGATGTGGAAGCTGCTTTGCCTCCCTCAAAACGCCTTCATCGCGCCTTAGAAGCTATGTCTGCTAATGTTGCTGAAACTGATAATTGTCTACCTGAAGTGACTGGACCAAACGACTTGGTTTTAAACGGCTCTTTGTCTTTAGCAAACAACAATTCTAATAAATCTGCAGATGCAGTAGTCACAGCCTCCAATAGATCTGCAGTAGTTCAAAGCCCTAGACCATCTTTGAACATGGAATTCGTGCATAGCCCAACAGGCAAAACATACACCTCAGAATCAATTTTACAAAATAACAATGTTCCTTCAGAAGCAAATGATAGTGACAATCATATCATGATGAAAGGCGATATTTGTGAAGAAACCCATATGGACAGCAAAAATACCGATAGTTCCTTGGTTTGTAATGAAGTTGATAATGTTGTCTGTGGGAACGTTTCAGCCCTTTGTATGAAGTCGAGTGAGCCTGCTATTGCTGTTACACTAACCACATCTGTACCTGATCGGTTATCTTCATCTTTGGAGAAAGCTGGTGGAAATGCAGTCACAAAACCAATCATCGGCAAGGACACAAAACCAATTGGCTCCGCTGTTTGTGATGTTGACAGAAGTGCCGAGCCAATTGACCTGACAAACAGCAATGTGATCACCGATGCTATGTACCGTGGTGAGACTGTTATAGCTGAATCAACAAACAATATGGGGGATACAACAAGCAACTCTTCATTGGCTACTAAATGTTCCAGTATATTATCCGATGCAGACACCCGGGCATTTGAAGT GCATACATTTTCAGCTTTGGCATTGAAAGAACTTAACCACAGAAACCTAAAGGATAAGAGCACTTCTCCGGATTCAATGCCAATGAAAGAACTCATAGCTGTTGCACAAGCTAGAAGATTCTCTCGATCAACTTCCTTTGCAGATAACTTTCTAAATGCCAAGTATATTCCTGAAACTTTAGTAAATACACCTCCCAAGGAAGGATCGCAAAGGCAGTTGTCACCTTCAAATCGGATAATCAGGTCCACCTCGACATATGATAATTTTCAGTCTAGGAGTCCTTTTGATAGTATTCAACATAAGAAATTAGCAGGGCATGATGAAGCCAATGCAGCACGAAGGGCTTTCAAAGATTTCCTCGGTACACTGACGAGAACAAAAGAAAGTATAGCACGTGCAACACGTCTTGCTATTGATTGTGCTAAATTCGGCATTGCTGGTGAG ACAATTGATATTATCGTCGAGCACCTGGAAAAGGAATCAAATTTGTATAAGAGGGTGGACCTCTTCTTTCTTGTGGATTCAATAACACAGTGCTCTCGCAATCAGAAAG GTGGAGCTGGAGATGTATATCCTTCTCTTATTCAAGCAGTTCTACCTCGAATACTCTATGCTGCTGCACCTCCTGGAAACTCAGCATGGGAGAATCGAAGGCAGTGTCTCAAG GTTTTGAAACTTTGGCTTGAGAGAAAAACACTTTCAGAATATATCATCCGTCATCATATTAGAGAAATTGAGACTATCAATGAGGCATCATTTGGAAGTTCTCGCCGTCCTTCGAGGACAGAAAGAGCTCTAAATGATCCTTTGCGTGACAATGAAGGAATGCTTGTTGATGAGTATGGGAG CAATGCTGGTTTCCAGCTACCCAACTTAATTTGCACAAAAGTActtgaagaagaggaaggaagcTCCTCTGAAGATCGGAGTTTTGAAGCTGTTACACCTGAACAGGATGCCCAAGGtaatgatgacgatgaagaatCTCAAATGCCTGTGGAGAAGCACCGGCGTATTCTTGAAGAAGTTGATGGCGAGCTTGAGATGGAGGATGTAGCTCCACCTTCTGAAGTCGAAGTTAGCACCAAATGCCGACCAGACCAAAGTGACACCAAGTCTACATCTGATCAATACCCTTCAGATGTTGGCCCTCCTCTTCCTAATGATAGGCCTCCATCACCTCCGCCATTGCCATCATCTCCTCCACCTgtgccacctcctccacctgcgCCCATTTCTCAGAGTTCACAGATGCAGCCAAAATTGCAAATGACATCTGATCCTGTTGGGCTGCATCCTCCAAGAGCTACCTAT AATGTTCAAAGTCAACAACCACATTCTACTGCAGAGCACTCAGGAAACATGAATCCTTCTGTGGCACCATTGCCACCTCCACCATTTTGTAATTCGGGGTATGGAGGGCATCCGAATCAGATACCCCCTCCCCCGCCAATGGCACCACTCAATCCTCCTGGTCCTCATGGGAATTTCCCTGCACCCCCAGGATCATATCATGGAAATAACTACCATCGACCCCCAAATGCATCAATACCTAATGAGGGGTATCATTTGCAACCACCACCCCCTCCGCCTCTAAATCAATTCCCTTGTGTGCCACCAGAACCTCAACAAAGACCACCTCACTGGGGTAATAACTGTTCATCTTATCCTGAGAGATATCGGTACAATGGACATGATCGAGGTCATCACAGACAAGATAGAAGGCACGGGCATGATAGACAACACCATTTTGATGATAGAGGATATCACTACGATGATAGAAGATATCACTATGATGATAGAGCCCATTACTTTGATGATAGAAGACAGCATTTCGATGACCGAGGACATCACTTTGATGAGAGAGCTATTAGGGGACCAATGCACCATGAAGTTGGTGAGAGGGGAAGATTTCCTCCTTTTCCGTCAG GGCCTCCTCCGATTCCAGACCATGTTGAAGCTTCACCAGCCCCGATGCACTATGGACAGCCATCAGATCCTCCACCAGGGCCTTGTGCAGGCTGGTCTAGGCCCCCTAGGATATCGAACTATTCTCCCTCCAGACGTTCTGTGGAGCCTCTGGTTTCACATGTAGCTGGAG GACATGGTAGCTGGAGACCAAGATGA
- the LOC133912543 gene encoding protein HUA2-LIKE 2-like isoform X1, which translates to MAPAKRKRAAAAAAAAAAVAAAKWKVGDLVLAKMKGFPAWPAMISEPEQWGLSSVKKKLLVYFYGTKQIAFCNYADLEAFTEEKKRSLLARRHGKGADFLRAVDEIIEVYDSLKEKGNNKLDLAADEVKPGIEKLADNNSCMDTESLVNSSNMDSDRQPEDHSVTGRSHDVVNSDGPSVTVMGDQHCVVNSAPDEPTENVSILDEMRDIPLSTSSFSKKLRDAQPQNCYTRSRVPSLRKSRSSISIESRKAQGSGKLLGHTSLDSIDLIPDDNKEDSNRHEDDKANSGSVSKQDNVWLHSSGGAFNQPETCETSNINKKLNPPAKVDSTCNSEASDNGTSETELKSNGTSNLPMTTVASLKRKRKSNRKPLPHSIDCTTPNKDEELQAESSENLADSPNSKNEVNKSDGDEHLPLVKRARVRMGRPQLKDSPVDEIDVSSNKTELATPANQCDTHSTHAIPGNDYSAVQVSAVVNTVSNSSSKFYKSVLSGEGNPSWKNKEYQPKILALDVEAALPPSKRLHRALEAMSANVAETDNCLPEVTGPNDLVLNGSLSLANNNSNKSADAVVTASNRSAVVQSPRPSLNMEFVHSPTGKTYTSESILQNNNVPSEANDSDNHIMMKGDICEETHMDSKNTDSSLVCNEVDNVVCGNVSALCMKSSEPAIAVTLTTSVPDRLSSSLEKAGGNAVTKPIIGKDTKPIGSAVCDVDRSAEPIDLTNSNVITDAMYRGETVIAESTNNMGDTTSNSSLATKCSSILSDADTRAFEVHTFSALALKELNHRNLKDKSTSPDSMPMKELIAVAQARRFSRSTSFADNFLNAKYIPETLVNTPPKEGSQRQLSPSNRIIRSTSTYDNFQSRSPFDSIQHKKLAGHDEANAARRAFKDFLGTLTRTKESIARATRLAIDCAKFGIAGETIDIIVEHLEKESNLYKRVDLFFLVDSITQCSRNQKGGAGDVYPSLIQAVLPRILYAAAPPGNSAWENRRQCLKVLKLWLERKTLSEYIIRHHIREIETINEASFGSSRRPSRTERALNDPLRDNEGMLVDEYGSNAGFQLPNLICTKVLEEEEGSSSEDRSFEAVTPEQDAQGNDDDEESQMPVEKHRRILEEVDGELEMEDVAPPSEVEVSTKCRPDQSDTKSTSDQYPSDVGPPLPNDRPPSPPPLPSSPPPVPPPPPAPISQSSQMQPKLQMTSDPVGLHPPRATYNVQSQQPHSTAEHSGNMNPSVAPLPPPPFCNSGYGGHPNQIPPPPPMAPLNPPGPHGNFPAPPGSYHGNNYHRPPNASIPNEGYHLQPPPPPPLNQFPCVPPEPQQRPPHWGNNCSSYPERYRYNGHDRGHHRQDRRHGHDRQHHFDDRGYHYDDRRYHYDDRAHYFDDRRQHFDDRGHHFDERAIRGPMHHEVGERGRFPPFPSGPPPIPDHVEASPAPMHYGQPSDPPPGPCAGWSRPPRISNYSPSRRSVEPLVSHVAGGHGSWRPR; encoded by the exons ATGGCGCCGGCGAAGAGgaagcgcgcggcggcggcggcggcggcggctgcagcGGTGGCCGCGGCGAAGTGGAAGGTGGGCGACCTCGTGCTCGCCAAGATGAAGGGCTTCCCGGCGTGGCCGGCCATG ATAAGTGAGCCAGAGCAATGGGGCCTGTCTTCTGTTAAGAAGAAGCTGCTGGTCTATTTCTATGGTACTAAACAGAT TGCTTTCTGCAATTATGCTGATCTTGAGGCATTCACTGAAGAGAAAAAGAGGTCTCTACTTGCCAGGCGACATGGTAAAGGGGCTGATTTTCTGAGAGCAGTTGATGAGATAATTGAAGTTTATGATTCTTTAAAGGAGAAAGGTAATAATAAGCTTGACTTGGCTGCTGATGAAGTGAAGCCAGGTATAGAAAAGCTTGCTGATAATAATAGCTGCATGGATACTGAAAGTCTAGTCAATAGCTCCAATATGGATAGTGATAGACAACCAGAAGACCATTCTGTCACTGGAAGGAGTCATGACGTGGTCAATTCTGATGGACCTTCTGTCACTGTAATGGGGGACCAGCATTGTGTTGTAAATTCTGCCCCCGACGAGCCTACTGAAAATGTATCCATCCTTGATGAAATGAGGGATATCCCTTTGTCTACTAGTTCATTTTCAAAGAAGCTAAGGGATGCACAGCCACAGAATTGCTATACACGTAGCAGGGTTCCATCGCTGCGGAAGTCAAGAAGTTCAATAAGTATTGAATCAAGAAAGGCTCAAGGCTCTGGTAAACTTTTGGGTCATACCAGTTTGGATTCTATTGATTTGATTCCTGATGACAATAAAGAAGATTCCAATCGTCATGAAGATGACAAAGCTAACTCAGGTTCTGTTTCAAAACAAGATAATGTTTGGTTGCATTCAAGTGGAGGCGCCTTCAACCAACCTGAAACTTGTGAGACTAGTAACATCAATAAAAAGTTGAATCCTCCTGCTAAGGTAGATAGTACCTGTAACAGTGAAGCATCTGACAATGGAACTTCAGAGACAGAATTGAAATCGAATGGTACATCAAATCTTCCCATGACCACAGTAGCAAGtttgaagagaaaaagaaaatcaaatagAAAGCCTCTTCCTCATTCTATAGATTGTACAACACCAAATAAAGATGAAGAATTGCAGGCTGAGTCAAGTGAAAACCTTGCAGATTCTCCAAACTCAAAGAATGAAGTGAATAAGTCAGATGGCGATGAGCACTTGCCATTAGTCAAAAGGGCAAGGGTTCGAATGGGAAGGCCTCAGTTGAAGGACTCACCTGTTGATGAGATTGACGTTTCTAGTAACAAAACAGAGCTTGCTACACCTGCAAACCAATGTGATACACATAGTACACATGCAATACCAGGCAATGATTATTCAGCTGTTCAGGTGTCCGCTGTGGTAAATACTGTTTCTAATTCATCATCCAAATTTTACAAGTCTGTCCTATCAGGGGAAGGTAACCCTTCTTGGAAGAATAAAGAATACCAACCAAAGATTTTAGCTTTGGATGTGGAAGCTGCTTTGCCTCCCTCAAAACGCCTTCATCGCGCCTTAGAAGCTATGTCTGCTAATGTTGCTGAAACTGATAATTGTCTACCTGAAGTGACTGGACCAAACGACTTGGTTTTAAACGGCTCTTTGTCTTTAGCAAACAACAATTCTAATAAATCTGCAGATGCAGTAGTCACAGCCTCCAATAGATCTGCAGTAGTTCAAAGCCCTAGACCATCTTTGAACATGGAATTCGTGCATAGCCCAACAGGCAAAACATACACCTCAGAATCAATTTTACAAAATAACAATGTTCCTTCAGAAGCAAATGATAGTGACAATCATATCATGATGAAAGGCGATATTTGTGAAGAAACCCATATGGACAGCAAAAATACCGATAGTTCCTTGGTTTGTAATGAAGTTGATAATGTTGTCTGTGGGAACGTTTCAGCCCTTTGTATGAAGTCGAGTGAGCCTGCTATTGCTGTTACACTAACCACATCTGTACCTGATCGGTTATCTTCATCTTTGGAGAAAGCTGGTGGAAATGCAGTCACAAAACCAATCATCGGCAAGGACACAAAACCAATTGGCTCCGCTGTTTGTGATGTTGACAGAAGTGCCGAGCCAATTGACCTGACAAACAGCAATGTGATCACCGATGCTATGTACCGTGGTGAGACTGTTATAGCTGAATCAACAAACAATATGGGGGATACAACAAGCAACTCTTCATTGGCTACTAAATGTTCCAGTATATTATCCGATGCAGACACCCGGGCATTTGAAGT GCATACATTTTCAGCTTTGGCATTGAAAGAACTTAACCACAGAAACCTAAAGGATAAGAGCACTTCTCCGGATTCAATGCCAATGAAAGAACTCATAGCTGTTGCACAAGCTAGAAGATTCTCTCGATCAACTTCCTTTGCAGATAACTTTCTAAATGCCAAGTATATTCCTGAAACTTTAGTAAATACACCTCCCAAGGAAGGATCGCAAAGGCAGTTGTCACCTTCAAATCGGATAATCAGGTCCACCTCGACATATGATAATTTTCAGTCTAGGAGTCCTTTTGATAGTATTCAACATAAGAAATTAGCAGGGCATGATGAAGCCAATGCAGCACGAAGGGCTTTCAAAGATTTCCTCGGTACACTGACGAGAACAAAAGAAAGTATAGCACGTGCAACACGTCTTGCTATTGATTGTGCTAAATTCGGCATTGCTGGTGAG ACAATTGATATTATCGTCGAGCACCTGGAAAAGGAATCAAATTTGTATAAGAGGGTGGACCTCTTCTTTCTTGTGGATTCAATAACACAGTGCTCTCGCAATCAGAAAG GTGGAGCTGGAGATGTATATCCTTCTCTTATTCAAGCAGTTCTACCTCGAATACTCTATGCTGCTGCACCTCCTGGAAACTCAGCATGGGAGAATCGAAGGCAGTGTCTCAAG GTTTTGAAACTTTGGCTTGAGAGAAAAACACTTTCAGAATATATCATCCGTCATCATATTAGAGAAATTGAGACTATCAATGAGGCATCATTTGGAAGTTCTCGCCGTCCTTCGAGGACAGAAAGAGCTCTAAATGATCCTTTGCGTGACAATGAAGGAATGCTTGTTGATGAGTATGGGAG CAATGCTGGTTTCCAGCTACCCAACTTAATTTGCACAAAAGTActtgaagaagaggaaggaagcTCCTCTGAAGATCGGAGTTTTGAAGCTGTTACACCTGAACAGGATGCCCAAGGtaatgatgacgatgaagaatCTCAAATGCCTGTGGAGAAGCACCGGCGTATTCTTGAAGAAGTTGATGGCGAGCTTGAGATGGAGGATGTAGCTCCACCTTCTGAAGTCGAAGTTAGCACCAAATGCCGACCAGACCAAAGTGACACCAAGTCTACATCTGATCAATACCCTTCAGATGTTGGCCCTCCTCTTCCTAATGATAGGCCTCCATCACCTCCGCCATTGCCATCATCTCCTCCACCTgtgccacctcctccacctgcgCCCATTTCTCAGAGTTCACAGATGCAGCCAAAATTGCAAATGACATCTGATCCTGTTGGGCTGCATCCTCCAAGAGCTACCTAT AATGTTCAAAGTCAACAACCACATTCTACTGCAGAGCACTCAGGAAACATGAATCCTTCTGTGGCACCATTGCCACCTCCACCATTTTGTAATTCGGGGTATGGAGGGCATCCGAATCAGATACCCCCTCCCCCGCCAATGGCACCACTCAATCCTCCTGGTCCTCATGGGAATTTCCCTGCACCCCCAGGATCATATCATGGAAATAACTACCATCGACCCCCAAATGCATCAATACCTAATGAGGGGTATCATTTGCAACCACCACCCCCTCCGCCTCTAAATCAATTCCCTTGTGTGCCACCAGAACCTCAACAAAGACCACCTCACTGGGGTAATAACTGTTCATCTTATCCTGAGAGATATCGGTACAATGGACATGATCGAGGTCATCACAGACAAGATAGAAGGCACGGGCATGATAGACAACACCATTTTGATGATAGAGGATATCACTACGATGATAGAAGATATCACTATGATGATAGAGCCCATTACTTTGATGATAGAAGACAGCATTTCGATGACCGAGGACATCACTTTGATGAGAGAGCTATTAGGGGACCAATGCACCATGAAGTTGGTGAGAGGGGAAGATTTCCTCCTTTTCCGTCAG GGCCTCCTCCGATTCCAGACCATGTTGAAGCTTCACCAGCCCCGATGCACTATGGACAGCCATCAGATCCTCCACCAGGGCCTTGTGCAGGCTGGTCTAGGCCCCCTAGGATATCGAACTATTCTCCCTCCAGACGTTCTGTGGAGCCTCTGGTTTCACATGTAGCTGGAG GACATGGTAGCTGGAGACCAAGATGA